A genomic stretch from Sulfurovum riftiae includes:
- a CDS encoding 50S ribosomal protein L11 methyltransferase: MQDKYYELTITLDEQFVDLIADFILNIHDEGVELGEEKIVIRSESDLTPVKEALVSLSDTLGENIKMDFTLEEKENIDWIKTYQESIQPIEAGKFYIFPSWYEEKENRINIKIDPALAFGSGHHATTFSCLEAISTYVKPKDRVIDVGCGSGILGLAAKKLGATVELCDTDPLSVESCKENFSLNEEQYDELWEGSIDKASGTYDVVIANIIADVLRFIAKDLKAAVKEDGYLILSGILDKKEALVKESFTDLTLERRTLKDEWVTLVYKKETAHG; encoded by the coding sequence ATGCAGGATAAATATTATGAACTGACCATCACGCTTGATGAACAGTTTGTGGACCTCATTGCCGACTTCATTCTCAATATCCATGATGAAGGTGTTGAACTGGGGGAAGAAAAGATCGTGATCCGCAGCGAATCTGATTTAACTCCGGTTAAAGAAGCGCTTGTATCCTTGTCTGACACACTTGGTGAGAACATAAAAATGGATTTCACACTCGAAGAGAAAGAGAATATCGACTGGATCAAAACCTATCAGGAATCCATTCAGCCCATTGAAGCGGGGAAATTTTATATTTTTCCAAGCTGGTATGAAGAGAAAGAGAACCGTATCAATATCAAGATCGACCCGGCACTGGCCTTCGGTTCCGGACACCATGCTACGACCTTCTCCTGCCTTGAAGCGATCAGCACTTATGTCAAACCAAAAGACCGTGTCATCGATGTCGGATGCGGATCGGGTATTCTGGGACTGGCTGCAAAGAAACTCGGTGCGACCGTTGAACTGTGCGATACGGACCCTCTTTCCGTTGAGAGCTGCAAAGAGAATTTTTCACTCAATGAAGAGCAGTATGACGAACTCTGGGAAGGGTCTATCGATAAAGCTTCCGGGACTTATGATGTCGTTATTGCAAACATCATCGCTGATGTCCTGCGATTCATCGCCAAAGACCTCAAAGCTGCCGTAAAAGAGGACGGATACCTGATACTTTCAGGTATTTTAGATAAAAAAGAAGCACTGGTCAAAGAGTCATTCACTGACTTGACATTAGAAAGAAGAACACTGAAAGATGAGTGGGTAACACTTGTTTACAAAAAGGAAACTGCCCATGGCTAA
- a CDS encoding glycosyltransferase family 2 protein — protein MRRPTVTTSLVITTYNRPDALQLVLESVLHQRHLPDEIIIADDGSETKTRNLIEQMAERSTIPILHAWQPDTGFRAAMARNRAIAMANGEYIVMIDGDMVLHPDFIQDHLNAAEKGTFIQGGRVLLNRTKTEEVLASRDLTFSLFTEGIENRKNAFHSPLLSRFFSKKGYSLKGIKTCNFSLFRKDILAVNGFDNCFVGWGREDSEFVVRMMNYGIMRKNIKFAAIAYHLYHPENPRQSLPQNEHRLQKSMAENMIRCENGIERFL, from the coding sequence GTGCGGAGACCAACTGTGACGACCTCCCTTGTAATTACAACGTACAACAGGCCGGATGCTTTACAACTTGTCCTGGAAAGTGTGTTGCATCAGAGGCACCTCCCTGACGAGATCATCATTGCTGATGATGGCAGTGAAACAAAAACCAGAAATTTGATAGAGCAGATGGCTGAGAGGAGTACTATTCCCATACTTCATGCCTGGCAGCCTGATACGGGATTCCGTGCCGCAATGGCCAGGAATCGTGCCATTGCTATGGCAAACGGTGAATATATTGTTATGATAGACGGTGATATGGTGTTACATCCGGATTTTATTCAGGACCATCTAAATGCAGCAGAGAAAGGAACTTTCATACAGGGAGGGCGTGTACTTCTGAATAGAACAAAAACAGAGGAGGTTTTGGCATCTCGTGATCTTACTTTTTCTCTGTTCACAGAGGGGATCGAAAACAGGAAAAATGCTTTCCACTCCCCTTTGTTGAGTCGTTTTTTTTCAAAAAAAGGATATTCTTTAAAAGGTATAAAAACATGTAACTTTTCTCTCTTTCGGAAAGATATTCTGGCTGTCAATGGTTTTGACAACTGTTTTGTCGGATGGGGGAGAGAGGACAGTGAATTTGTTGTCAGGATGATGAACTATGGCATCATGCGGAAAAATATCAAGTTCGCAGCAATTGCATATCACCTTTATCATCCTGAAAATCCACGTCAAAGTTTGCCACAGAATGAGCACCGTCTTCAAAAGAGCATGGCTGAAAATATGATACGATGTGAAAATGGTATTGAAAGGTTCCTATGA
- the waaC gene encoding lipopolysaccharide heptosyltransferase I yields MRIAIVKLSALGDIVHAMVVLQFIKRAIPQCRIDWIVEENFADILKNNPHIDTVLTVNLKALKKDKLKFFSELSKVRNYAKNRYDIVIDMQGLLKSAVVSRILGPNAGFDKKSIREKIAVWFYRKTFFIPYEENVIIRNMDLAAASLGFDVEHKALENKEAFLFFTDTDKVKTANFLKKDQKNIVHVLGSSWQSKIYPKEKFLEIIASIEENHLLVWGSDTEYEYAQYIARNSDAQVLPHLDLNELKALVASADLVIGGDSGPTHFAWALNRPSITIFGPTPSKRNVLETKINKVIDCDKVIDPLKLDKKDMCIHTIDPEKIVVLAEELLA; encoded by the coding sequence ATGAGGATAGCGATCGTAAAGCTCTCTGCTTTGGGGGATATTGTACATGCAATGGTTGTATTGCAATTTATTAAACGTGCGATTCCCCAATGCAGGATCGATTGGATCGTTGAAGAGAACTTTGCTGATATCCTGAAAAACAATCCTCATATCGATACGGTTTTGACCGTTAATTTAAAAGCACTCAAAAAAGACAAATTGAAATTTTTTTCTGAGTTGTCAAAAGTACGAAATTATGCGAAAAACAGATATGACATAGTCATTGATATGCAGGGGTTATTGAAATCAGCTGTTGTTTCCAGGATTCTGGGTCCCAATGCAGGTTTTGACAAAAAATCAATTCGTGAAAAGATCGCTGTCTGGTTTTACAGAAAAACATTTTTTATCCCATATGAGGAGAATGTCATCATACGGAACATGGATCTTGCAGCTGCTTCATTGGGGTTTGATGTTGAGCATAAAGCACTTGAAAATAAAGAAGCTTTTCTCTTTTTCACTGATACCGACAAAGTAAAAACAGCAAACTTTTTAAAAAAAGATCAAAAAAATATCGTGCATGTCCTTGGCTCAAGCTGGCAGAGTAAAATTTACCCCAAAGAGAAATTTTTAGAGATCATAGCGTCAATAGAAGAGAATCATCTGCTTGTATGGGGCAGTGATACTGAGTATGAATATGCACAGTATATAGCCCGGAACAGTGATGCACAGGTACTGCCTCATCTGGATCTCAATGAGCTGAAGGCATTGGTCGCTTCGGCGGATCTTGTCATAGGGGGTGACAGTGGTCCTACACATTTTGCCTGGGCGCTGAATCGGCCGAGTATCACCATTTTCGGTCCTACACCGAGCAAACGGAATGTATTGGAAACCAAGATCAACAAGGTCATTGACTGTGATAAAGTGATCGACCCATTAAAGCTTGATAAAAAAGATATGTGTATCCACACAATTGATCCGGAAAAGATCGTAGTGTTGGCAGAGGAGTTACTTGCATGA
- a CDS encoding lipid A biosynthesis lauroyl acyltransferase produces the protein MRDIFYVTLFYLFKFFIWIVPDKWMIFLMKGLSSLIYKIDKKHRKIAQVNLDLAYGDTLPQEEKEKIIKEAYLNLGLLLVDFIKNQGISREALLKKVSFKNEEILQQALKEKRKIILITAHYGNWELLPLSIAAKFGPLTGVGRKLDSPAMDRILNQNRQQFDIEMLDKKGAMKSMIQVLKNDRMLGLLVDQNTSENEGILVDFFGKPVRHTPSAAILARRFDALIIPAFISTEDHQKYQITFYAPIVTEKTEDKDKDIFASVQKQAKITEEVIRKKPDGWFWLHQRWKNQFEERYQ, from the coding sequence ATGAGAGATATATTCTATGTCACGCTGTTTTATCTGTTTAAATTCTTTATCTGGATAGTTCCGGACAAGTGGATGATATTTTTGATGAAAGGTCTCTCTTCACTGATCTATAAAATAGATAAAAAGCATCGAAAGATCGCACAGGTCAATCTTGACCTTGCCTATGGGGATACTTTGCCTCAGGAAGAGAAAGAAAAGATCATCAAGGAAGCCTATCTCAACCTGGGCCTCTTACTGGTTGACTTTATTAAAAATCAGGGAATCTCTCGTGAAGCACTTTTGAAAAAAGTGAGTTTCAAAAATGAAGAAATACTTCAGCAGGCATTGAAAGAGAAAAGAAAGATCATTTTGATCACTGCCCACTATGGAAACTGGGAACTGCTGCCCCTTTCCATTGCAGCCAAATTCGGTCCGTTGACAGGGGTAGGGAGAAAACTGGATTCTCCTGCGATGGACAGAATCCTCAATCAGAACAGGCAGCAGTTCGATATTGAGATGCTCGATAAAAAAGGTGCAATGAAATCAATGATACAGGTATTGAAAAATGACAGGATGCTCGGATTACTGGTCGACCAGAATACCAGTGAGAACGAAGGAATACTTGTAGATTTTTTCGGCAAACCGGTACGGCATACACCATCTGCAGCCATATTGGCCCGACGATTCGATGCACTCATCATCCCTGCATTTATTAGCACGGAAGACCATCAAAAGTATCAGATCACTTTTTATGCCCCAATTGTGACAGAAAAAACCGAAGACAAGGACAAAGATATCTTTGCTTCGGTGCAAAAACAGGCCAAGATCACAGAAGAAGTTATACGAAAAAAGCCAGATGGGTGGTTCTGGCTGCATCAGCGCTGGAAGAATCAGTTTGAAGAGAGGTATCAGTAA
- a CDS encoding glycosyltransferase, whose product MHRIVLFNSDLSGGAGKFIITLASALKKMHAEVHVMIYSDNIDYVIPEGIHFHLLNQNGELIKEKKKIVEAVKHKIGEIGKVDFLMSNSSPANRLLSMLDHPNIYHCVHSAETKTYEGFVGFFKEKWRKMKYKKLYSHKNLITVSKGLEAYILESIQAKPKSIQTIYNPFDFEEIHRLAKESVTEIPDIPYLIHVGRFDMVSKRHDILLKAYKQADVPHKLVLLGEGDDKVKIETLVRELGLQSKVLFQGYTDNPYVWLKHAELLVFSSDFEGFGRVLAEALIVGTPVVSTDCPSGPSEILTGVLKEFLVPPGNVNALALKIRQALQQYPDMEEIDMTCFRNDVIAKQYMSLIDSLPNIHYNKGDTL is encoded by the coding sequence ATGCATAGAATAGTTTTGTTCAACAGTGACCTCTCCGGAGGAGCGGGAAAGTTCATCATAACACTGGCAAGTGCATTGAAGAAGATGCACGCAGAAGTCCATGTCATGATCTATTCAGACAACATTGATTATGTGATCCCGGAAGGTATCCATTTTCATCTCTTGAATCAGAACGGAGAGTTGATAAAGGAGAAAAAGAAGATCGTAGAGGCAGTGAAACATAAGATCGGTGAGATAGGCAAAGTTGATTTTCTGATGTCGAACTCTTCTCCTGCAAATAGGCTGCTGTCCATGCTGGATCATCCCAATATCTATCATTGTGTACACAGTGCGGAGACAAAGACCTATGAAGGTTTTGTCGGTTTTTTTAAAGAGAAGTGGAGAAAAATGAAATATAAAAAACTCTACTCTCACAAAAATCTCATTACCGTTTCCAAAGGATTGGAAGCATATATCCTTGAGAGTATCCAGGCAAAACCTAAAAGCATTCAAACAATTTATAACCCTTTTGATTTTGAAGAGATACACCGTTTGGCTAAAGAGTCTGTAACAGAAATCCCCGATATTCCCTATCTGATTCATGTCGGGCGCTTTGATATGGTTAGCAAGAGGCATGATATTCTTTTGAAAGCATATAAACAGGCAGATGTACCGCATAAACTCGTTTTATTGGGAGAGGGAGATGATAAAGTCAAAATTGAGACACTGGTACGAGAACTTGGACTTCAATCAAAAGTACTTTTTCAGGGGTATACAGACAATCCGTATGTATGGTTGAAACATGCAGAACTTTTGGTATTCTCCTCTGATTTTGAAGGTTTTGGAAGAGTGCTTGCCGAAGCCCTTATTGTCGGGACACCGGTAGTAAGTACCGATTGTCCCAGTGGCCCGAGTGAAATCCTGACAGGCGTTTTGAAAGAATTTTTGGTTCCTCCGGGGAATGTGAATGCTCTGGCTTTAAAGATACGACAAGCATTGCAGCAGTATCCTGATATGGAGGAGATAGATATGACATGCTTCAGAAATGATGTTATTGCAAAACAATATATGTCTCTGATAGACAGTCTGCCCAATATCCATTACAACAAAGGTGATACATTATGA
- the hisH gene encoding imidazole glycerol phosphate synthase subunit HisH: protein MIGIVDYNMGNLASVINAFKKVNADAQLESDPSKLGQYDRLILPGVGAFGDAMEHLKSNGMDEAVKAFAASGKPLLGICLGMQLLFESSEEFGQTEGLGLIPGKVVAFDESRFDHPQKVPHMGWNEMFQVRTSTSSVTSKLFDDLPDDFYLYFVHSFHAVCDDKYAIGKTHYGYEFVSAVQNGNIYGIQPHPEKSHENGLKIIENFTKL, encoded by the coding sequence ATGATCGGTATCGTCGACTACAACATGGGGAATCTTGCTTCTGTCATCAATGCATTTAAAAAAGTAAATGCCGATGCACAGCTTGAAAGTGACCCTTCAAAACTTGGGCAGTATGACAGGCTCATCCTTCCCGGTGTCGGTGCATTTGGGGATGCAATGGAGCATTTGAAAAGCAACGGCATGGATGAAGCGGTCAAGGCATTTGCCGCTTCGGGCAAACCGCTGCTTGGGATCTGTCTGGGAATGCAGCTGCTTTTTGAGAGTTCAGAGGAATTCGGACAGACCGAAGGACTTGGACTGATCCCCGGCAAAGTAGTGGCTTTTGACGAGAGCAGATTCGACCATCCCCAGAAAGTACCGCATATGGGGTGGAACGAGATGTTCCAAGTGCGCACTTCGACAAGCTCAGTGACCAGTAAACTATTTGATGATTTACCTGATGATTTTTACCTTTATTTTGTACACTCTTTCCATGCGGTTTGTGATGACAAATATGCCATAGGGAAAACCCACTACGGGTATGAGTTCGTCTCGGCAGTACAGAATGGGAATATTTACGGTATTCAACCACACCCTGAAAAAAGCCATGAGAACGGTTTGAAAATTATAGAGAATTTTACAAAATTATAA
- a CDS encoding glycosyltransferase family 2 protein codes for MIDKISVTILTKNSEKYLKQCLDALKAFDEVLILDNGSNDKTLEIAAGYANVTRIKHPFIGFGPMKNLAAEKARNDWIFSVDSDEIASEALIAAIRELDPVQVNRVYTIDRLNHYNGKPIRCCGWYPDTVIRLFNRTYTCFNDAMVHESLVLKPDTQKTVLAGELKHYPFDDIGSLISKMQSYSTLYAQQSEKTSSPLKAFGRATFAFFRNYFLQKGFLCGYEGLVISVSNANGVFYKYMKLYEKQCGDQL; via the coding sequence ATGATCGATAAAATCAGCGTCACCATATTGACGAAGAATTCCGAAAAGTACCTGAAGCAGTGTCTTGATGCCTTGAAAGCCTTTGATGAAGTACTGATCCTGGACAATGGTTCGAATGACAAGACTTTGGAAATTGCTGCAGGGTATGCCAATGTTACACGTATAAAACATCCTTTCATCGGTTTTGGACCGATGAAGAACCTGGCAGCAGAAAAAGCACGTAATGACTGGATCTTCTCTGTAGACAGTGATGAAATAGCATCTGAAGCACTGATTGCTGCGATAAGAGAGCTTGATCCGGTACAGGTTAACCGGGTATATACCATAGATCGGCTCAATCATTACAATGGAAAGCCCATACGATGCTGCGGATGGTATCCTGATACAGTTATACGTTTGTTCAACCGTACCTATACGTGTTTCAATGATGCAATGGTCCATGAAAGCCTGGTATTGAAGCCGGACACACAAAAAACAGTACTTGCCGGTGAACTCAAACATTATCCTTTCGATGATATTGGATCGCTGATCTCCAAAATGCAAAGCTATTCGACACTGTATGCCCAACAGAGTGAAAAAACCTCTTCCCCTCTGAAAGCGTTTGGCCGGGCGACATTTGCTTTTTTTAGAAACTATTTTTTGCAGAAGGGTTTTCTTTGCGGATATGAAGGGCTTGTCATCAGTGTTTCCAATGCCAATGGTGTTTTTTACAAATATATGAAGCTCTATGAAAAACAGTGCGGAGACCAACTGTGA
- the hisA gene encoding 1-(5-phosphoribosyl)-5-[(5-phosphoribosylamino)methylideneamino]imidazole-4-carboxamide isomerase: MTILPAIDLKDGKAVRLSKGLMESAKIYSDEPWQVAKRFEALGSEWVHLVDLNGAFAGKPENLEQIRKIRENCNLKLELGGGIRDEETIKMYLDLGIDRLILGSIAVKDPQFVKEMAAKYPIVVGIDAIDGMVAVEGWGEVSDMKATDLAREFADAGVEAIICTDVGRDGMMTGVNIDFTLAIKEASGLETIASGGLKDMTDINALIEAGIDGTIVGKAFYEGTLDLEEAFKAANAG, translated from the coding sequence ATGACAATTCTTCCAGCTATAGATTTAAAAGACGGCAAAGCCGTAAGACTCTCAAAGGGTTTAATGGAATCTGCGAAGATCTACAGTGATGAGCCCTGGCAGGTCGCCAAACGGTTTGAAGCGCTTGGCAGCGAATGGGTTCACCTTGTTGACCTTAACGGTGCCTTTGCCGGAAAACCGGAGAACCTGGAACAGATCAGGAAAATCAGGGAAAACTGCAACCTCAAACTGGAGCTGGGTGGTGGGATACGGGACGAAGAGACCATCAAAATGTATCTTGATCTGGGGATCGACAGGCTCATTCTGGGCTCCATTGCGGTCAAAGACCCACAGTTCGTCAAAGAGATGGCTGCCAAATACCCCATTGTCGTAGGCATCGATGCGATCGACGGTATGGTAGCCGTTGAAGGCTGGGGAGAGGTCTCCGACATGAAAGCGACCGACCTTGCACGGGAATTCGCCGATGCCGGTGTTGAAGCGATCATTTGTACCGATGTGGGACGTGACGGAATGATGACAGGTGTGAACATCGACTTCACCCTTGCCATCAAAGAGGCTTCAGGGCTTGAGACCATCGCAAGCGGCGGCCTCAAAGATATGACAGACATCAATGCTCTTATAGAGGCAGGCATAGACGGAACGATCGTTGGAAAAGCTTTCTATGAAGGTACACTTGATCTCGAAGAAGCGTTTAAGGCGGCCAATGCAGGATAA
- a CDS encoding glycosyltransferase family 4 protein, whose translation MRKITFVRRQYSPFGGGERYLQTLKDEIQKRGFDTEILHLEQPKWMPSWIKFPYYDHQACTVKADRFYFSLDRLSCLDIFNAGGGTHKAFLKTKGFSLNPLHPVYLWMEKRTFENARHIISVSRFVKEEIVSIYHIPPEKISVVYNGIEIEPYEETAYQAARKHIKERFGLRDDTITFLFVGSGFKRKGGEEFLRTLSKIRKPFQAFMVGKEKNLRYYKALAEELNISENVTFAGPQKDPRDFYYVSDIFLFPTHYEPFGNVILEAMNFKNLVITTKQCGAGEILNNEFLMENPKDYGIIELIESYMDDSERLKDEKEKNYRNVQQYSMENNADRTLDIIASLMKAER comes from the coding sequence ATGAGGAAGATCACATTTGTTCGCAGACAGTATAGTCCGTTTGGAGGCGGTGAACGTTATTTGCAAACATTGAAAGATGAAATACAAAAACGGGGATTTGATACAGAAATACTTCATCTGGAACAGCCGAAATGGATGCCTTCCTGGATAAAATTCCCCTATTATGACCATCAGGCCTGCACTGTTAAAGCGGATCGGTTCTATTTCTCACTTGACCGTTTGAGTTGTCTGGATATTTTTAATGCTGGAGGCGGTACGCACAAGGCATTCCTCAAAACCAAAGGATTCAGTTTGAATCCGCTGCATCCTGTGTATCTCTGGATGGAAAAAAGGACATTTGAGAATGCCAGGCATATCATTTCGGTTTCCAGGTTCGTTAAAGAGGAGATCGTTTCCATCTATCATATCCCACCGGAGAAAATATCAGTGGTTTACAACGGTATTGAAATTGAACCCTATGAAGAGACAGCATATCAAGCGGCACGAAAACACATCAAAGAGAGGTTTGGCCTTCGTGATGACACAATCACATTTCTGTTCGTAGGCAGCGGATTTAAAAGAAAAGGAGGTGAAGAGTTCCTGCGTACACTTTCGAAGATCAGAAAACCGTTTCAGGCATTTATGGTAGGCAAAGAGAAGAACCTCCGTTACTACAAAGCTTTGGCAGAAGAGCTGAATATTTCAGAAAATGTGACCTTTGCCGGACCACAGAAAGATCCCAGGGATTTTTATTATGTCAGTGATATTTTCCTTTTCCCGACCCATTATGAACCGTTCGGGAATGTGATCCTGGAAGCGATGAATTTCAAAAACCTTGTTATCACTACGAAACAGTGTGGGGCGGGTGAGATACTGAACAATGAATTTCTCATGGAAAATCCGAAGGATTACGGAATCATTGAGCTTATTGAATCGTATATGGATGACAGTGAACGGCTCAAGGATGAAAAAGAGAAGAACTACAGGAATGTACAGCAGTACTCTATGGAGAACAATGCGGATAGGACACTTGACATCATTGCATCTCTTATGAAAGCAGAGCGGTAA
- the rfaQ gene encoding putative lipopolysaccharide heptosyltransferase III — MKILVIKFMHIGDVLLITPLLKNLKYYFPDAQIDAALNKGTEEMVTENPNVGKIHIYDRTKIKRLSLFRRLKAELDFAMEIRHENYDMVINLTSGDRGLLTALFSGAKERISFLSSKNTFLNRFVTRPLSRLQLRHWVDINLDALRILEKEPKEKKVEIFWKEDVANTIDELLEQNALKEKQFIHFHPVSRWLFKCIDDRVAAEIIDFCQGTLHLPVVITAAPIDEEKQKVNDILALCKTTPLDLTGKLSLKETAAINKRSLMYVGVDTAIMHISAANDVPVLAFFGPSIPYAWGPWDNTFMENQYISYRGNQSMGKHTILQKQWECVPCDAKGCHDSGISDCLMQMDIEEIKAYIVKKAKGQL; from the coding sequence ATGAAAATCCTTGTTATTAAATTCATGCATATAGGGGATGTTCTGCTGATCACCCCTTTATTGAAAAATCTCAAGTATTATTTTCCTGATGCCCAGATCGATGCAGCACTTAACAAAGGGACGGAAGAGATGGTCACGGAGAATCCAAATGTCGGAAAGATCCATATCTATGACAGAACGAAGATCAAACGTCTTTCTTTGTTCCGCCGGCTTAAGGCCGAACTTGACTTTGCAATGGAAATACGTCATGAAAACTATGACATGGTCATTAACCTTACCAGTGGGGATCGCGGCTTGCTGACAGCTCTTTTCTCAGGAGCAAAAGAGCGTATCAGTTTTCTTTCTTCGAAAAATACTTTCTTGAACCGCTTCGTTACAAGACCTTTGTCCAGATTGCAGCTCCGACACTGGGTAGATATCAATCTTGATGCATTAAGGATTCTGGAGAAAGAACCCAAAGAGAAAAAAGTAGAGATTTTCTGGAAAGAGGATGTTGCCAATACCATTGATGAGTTACTGGAACAAAATGCTTTAAAAGAGAAACAGTTCATACACTTTCATCCTGTTTCAAGATGGCTCTTTAAATGTATTGATGATAGAGTTGCAGCAGAAATTATAGATTTTTGTCAGGGAACCCTTCATCTGCCTGTTGTTATTACGGCTGCACCAATAGACGAAGAGAAACAGAAAGTAAATGATATTTTGGCACTTTGTAAAACGACTCCTCTGGATCTGACCGGAAAACTATCGTTGAAAGAAACAGCTGCGATAAATAAGAGGAGCCTGATGTATGTAGGTGTTGATACAGCGATCATGCATATTTCCGCAGCCAACGATGTTCCCGTTCTTGCATTTTTCGGCCCAAGCATTCCTTATGCATGGGGTCCATGGGACAATACATTTATGGAAAATCAATATATCAGTTATCGTGGCAATCAAAGTATGGGAAAACATACCATCCTTCAAAAACAATGGGAATGTGTCCCCTGTGATGCAAAAGGATGTCATGATTCCGGAATCAGTGATTGTCTGATGCAGATGGATATAGAAGAGATCAAAGCGTATATTGTCAAAAAAGCAAAAGGTCAATTATGA